CGTCGACGAGAAAGGCCGCGCCGTCCCCCTGCCGGGAAAACCCTACATGGCAGTGTGTATTCGCCGCGTGCGGGAACCTGTAGGTTCAAGTTTGAAGGGCACACCACCACCGGCGGATGTGACACCGGAATAACAAATGCTCGTCCTTTCTTAGCCAGGGAGACTTGCAATGCGCATTGTGGAAATCCGCGAAAAGACAGTTTCCATCGCCTCGGCCATCACCAATGCGTACATCGATTTTTCAAAGATGACCTGCTCGGTAGTCGCGTTGATTACGGATGTGGTGCGCGACGGAAAGCCGGTGGTTGGCTATGGTTTCAATTCCAACGGTCGCTATGGCCAGGGAGCATTGATGCGCGAACGCTTTTTTCCGCGACTGATGGCCGCCAATCCCAGGGCGTTGGTGGATGAGACCGGGGAGAACCTGGATCCTTTCCGCATCTGGACCACATTGATGACCAACGAAAAGCCCGGGGGGCACGGGGAACGTTCCGTCGCAGTGGGCACCATCGACATGGCGGTGTGGGATGCTGTCGCCAAGATCGACGGGAAGCCGCTGTACCGACTGCTGGCGGACCGCTATCGCGGGGGACAGGCAGATGACAAGGTCTGGGTCTATGCTGCTGGCGGTTATTATTATCCCGGTAAAGATATGACCGCTCTGAAGAACGAGATGAAACGCTATCGCGATCTCGGCTATCAGGTAGTGAAAATGAAAATCGGCGCGGTTCCACTCGACGACGACCTCCGCCGCATCGAGGCTGTGCTGACGGTGGTAGGCGACGGTCAATCACTTGCGGTCGATGCGAACGGTCGTTTCGATCTGGAGACTGCCATCGCTTACGGTAAGGCGCTGAAGCCGTACGGACTGTTTTGGTATGAAGAAGCGGGGGACCCTCTGGACTATGCCCTGCAAGCGGAGCTTTCCAAGCATTACGATCTGCCGATGGCGACGGGTGAGAATCTCTTTTCTCACCAGGATGCGCGCAACTTGATCCGTTACGGCGGCATGCGTCCGGATCGCGATTGGCTGCAATTTGATTGCGCGCTGTCCTACGGCCTCGTCGAATATCTGCGCACGTTGGAAATGCTGCAACAGAATGGCTGGTCAACGCGCCGGGTCGTGCCGCACGGCGGCCATCAAATGTCACTCAACATCGCTGCCGGGTTGCATCTCGGTGGCAACGAATCCTATCCGGGCGTCTTCCAGCCGTTCGGTGGTTTCGCGGACGGCATTGCGATTCAGAATGGATTTGTCGGTTTGCCAAATGTCCCCGGTGTGGGTTTTGAAACCAAGGCCGAACTGTTTACGTTGATGAAATCGTTGAGTGACTAAACCATGGACAAACCACGCAGCAAGGCAGCAACCTTATTCGGTCATCTGTATTTTCAGGTAATTCTCGGGGTTTTGCTCGGCGTCATCATTGGCAGAGTAAACCCTGTCCTGGGAGAGTCGCTCAAACCGCTCGCAGACGGGTTCATCAACCTTGTCAAAATGGTGCTGGCTCCGATCATTTTCGGAACAATTGTCGTCGGCATTGCGAAGATGGGGAACCTGAAGGAAGTGGGGCGGGTTGGCGTCAAAGCGCTCATCTACTTCGAAATTGTTTCCACGCTGGCACTCGTCATCGGGTTGGTCGTGGTAAACGTCCTGAAACCGGGAGCCGGAATGAACGTCGATCCCGGTACCTTGGATACAAAAACGCTCGCTCCGTACACTTCCACAGCCAAATCGACAGATGCCGTCAGCTTCTTCCTGGACATCATTCCCACCAGCATCGTGGATGCGTTCGTTAAGGGAAATATGCTCCAGGTCCTGTTGTTTTCGGTGCTGTTCGGCCTGGCGTTGGCGCAACTTCCTGACCGTGGGAAATTGATAGTCGACGTGATCGATTCGGTCCTGCATGGCTTGTTCGGCATCGTGCGTTTTATCATGCGGCTGGCGCCGCTGGCCGCGCTTGGCGCCATGGCTTTCACCATCGGAAAATACGGACTCAACACCCTGATCTCATTCGGCAAGCTGATTGGTTGCGTCTATCTTGCCAGTCTCGCCTTTGTCGTAATTGTCCTCGGCGCCATTGCCCGGATGAACCGCATCTCCCTCTGGAAGTTCCTCAAATTCATCAAAGACGAAATCCTTATTGTTTTCGCCACTGTTTCGACCGAAGCCGTGCTGCCGCAAATGATGTTCAAGCTGGAGCAACTGGGTTGCGCCAAGCCCGTTGTCGGTATGGTGCTGCCAGCCGGCTACACCTTCAACGCGGACGGTACCGCGATCTACTTGACGATGGGGGCGATTTTCGTCGCCCAGGCCACCAACACGCCGTTGACGCTTTGGGAGCAGCTAGTTGTCCTGGGGGTTTTGCTATTCATGTCCAAGGGATCTGCGGGAGTCGCCGGCGCCGGGTTCGTGACCCTCACCGCGACGCTGGCCTCCATGGACAAGATCCCCGTTGCCGGTATGGTATTGTTGCTTGGAGTCGATCGCTTCATCAACGAGGCGCGGGCGGTGACCAACCTTATCGGCAACGGCGTCGCCACCATCACGATCGCCAAATGGGAAAAAGCCTTTGACGCACAACAAGCCACGGCAGTACTGAACGGCGCCGGAGAAAAGTCATGAGTACCCAGAATAAAGTTGTCTTCCTGTTCGACGTCGATAACACGTTGCTCGACAACGATCGCGTTACCGCCGATCTGCGGCGCTATCTGGAAACAAAGGTCGGTGACGAAGGGGCGCATAGTTATTGGGGCATCTTTGAACGGTTGCGAGCCGATCTGGGTTACGCGGATTATCTCGGCGCCCTGCAGCGTTACCGGAGCGAGAACCCGCATGATCCGGGCCTCCTTATGGTTTCCCATTTCCTGATCGACTATCCGTTCGCCAATCGGGTGTTCCCCCACGCCCTCGACGTCATCGAGCACGCCAAGCGATGGGGCCCGGCCGTGATCCTGTCCGACGGTGATGTGGTTTTCCAGCCGCGCAAGGTGGAGCGATCCGGGCTGTTCGAGGCGGTGGACGGCAACGTATTAATCTACGTGCACAAAGAGCAAGAACTCGACGACGTGGCGCGTCGGTTTCCCGCCGATCATTACGTGATGGTTGATGACAAGTTGCGTATTCTGGCAGCCATCAAGAAACTGTGGGGCGAGCGTGTCACCACTGTTTTCGTGCGCCAGGGACATTACGCGGTCGATCCAAAGATTCTGGCAGCTCATCCACCTGCCGACGTCACCTGCAACCAGATCGCCGACCTCCTCGACGACGTGAAATTTTGGGCGCGATTCGTTCACCCCACTGAGAAGGATAACCCATGAAACCAAAAGGGCCTTTACCGGATCCGGAAAAGCAAGAGCAAATCCTTGCCGGGCTTCGACGGGACGCGGAAATCCGGGCGAAGAGCTATCGGGAGCGGGCGTTGCGGATGTTCCCGCATGTCTGCGGGAGTTGCGGGCGCGAATTCTCGGGTAAAAAACTTCGCGAACTCACCGTTCATCACAAGGACCACAACCACAACAACAATCCACCCGACGGTAGTAATTGGGAACTGCTGTGCATCTACTGCCATGATCACGAGCACGAGAAGTACAAACTGAAGGGCTACGTGGACGGGTCGGCATCCGAAATCGCGCTCGAAAAACCACCCATCGCCAACCCGTTTGATAAGCTGGACAATTTACTGCGGGCCAAGACCAAGGGGCCGGACCTCAAGCCTGAATAACAATGGCCCGCAACGTCGTCAGGGTCTGAGTCCCACGAGCACGGCACCAATGGCGATCAGAATGATGCCGGCCCAATTGCGAAGCAGCAGCTTTTCACCCAGGAACATCACGCCAAGCACCGCCACCAAAACCACGCTGAGTTTGTCGATGGGCGCCACGAGGGACGCATTGCCCAGCTTCAACGCGCGGAAGTAGCACACCCAGGACGCGCCGGTCGCCAGCCCTGAGAGGGCCAGAAACAGGTAACTTCGCAGGGGAACAGAATCCAACCGTTGATATTTACCCGTCACACCAAGAATGGCTGCCAACGCCAGCAGGACAACAATTGTTCTCACAAAAGTCGCGAAGTCGGAGTTGATGTCGTGAACCCCCACTTTCGCGAGGATTGCGGTCAACGCGGCAAATACCGCCGATAAAAGCGCCCAAGCCTGCCATGACATGTGAGTTCCTTTCATCTAAATTGCTTCGCGAACAAGGATACCTCACGTTCCGCCCTTGGAAAAGCAAACAGAAGTTCCTCACTCGCTCTAAATGACAACACCGTACCGGTGTGTGATTAGGATTGGCCGACCAGATTGGCACTCTCGCGCGCTTCCACGCGGCGGCGTAGTTTGCGCAGGGCAATTTCCTGGATCTGGCGGACACGTTCGCGGGTTACTTTGAATCTTTTGCCGACTTGCTCCAGCGTGCGTGGTGGTTGCCCATCCAGCCCGAAACGCAACATCAGGATTTCGGCTTCGCGTGCGTCGAGATACTTGATGTGCTCGCGGATCTCCTGCCGCATCGTTTTTACACGAAGCAGCTCGTACGGGGTCAAGGCGCCCTCGTCCTGAACGATGTCACCGAAGCGGCTGTCGTCCTCGTCCCCAATCGGGGCGTCGAGGCTAATGGGGCTTACGCCGAGCTTGCGAAGCGCCGCCACTTTGGCGGCAGGAACTTCCAGGGCCTTCGCCAGTTCGGCATCGCT
This genomic stretch from Verrucomicrobiia bacterium harbors:
- the dctA gene encoding C4-dicarboxylate transporter DctA codes for the protein MDKPRSKAATLFGHLYFQVILGVLLGVIIGRVNPVLGESLKPLADGFINLVKMVLAPIIFGTIVVGIAKMGNLKEVGRVGVKALIYFEIVSTLALVIGLVVVNVLKPGAGMNVDPGTLDTKTLAPYTSTAKSTDAVSFFLDIIPTSIVDAFVKGNMLQVLLFSVLFGLALAQLPDRGKLIVDVIDSVLHGLFGIVRFIMRLAPLAALGAMAFTIGKYGLNTLISFGKLIGCVYLASLAFVVIVLGAIARMNRISLWKFLKFIKDEILIVFATVSTEAVLPQMMFKLEQLGCAKPVVGMVLPAGYTFNADGTAIYLTMGAIFVAQATNTPLTLWEQLVVLGVLLFMSKGSAGVAGAGFVTLTATLASMDKIPVAGMVLLLGVDRFINEARAVTNLIGNGVATITIAKWEKAFDAQQATAVLNGAGEKS
- a CDS encoding EamA family transporter — encoded protein: MKGTHMSWQAWALLSAVFAALTAILAKVGVHDINSDFATFVRTIVVLLALAAILGVTGKYQRLDSVPLRSYLFLALSGLATGASWVCYFRALKLGNASLVAPIDKLSVVLVAVLGVMFLGEKLLLRNWAGIILIAIGAVLVGLRP
- a CDS encoding mandelate racemase/muconate lactonizing enzyme family protein, with product MRIVEIREKTVSIASAITNAYIDFSKMTCSVVALITDVVRDGKPVVGYGFNSNGRYGQGALMRERFFPRLMAANPRALVDETGENLDPFRIWTTLMTNEKPGGHGERSVAVGTIDMAVWDAVAKIDGKPLYRLLADRYRGGQADDKVWVYAAGGYYYPGKDMTALKNEMKRYRDLGYQVVKMKIGAVPLDDDLRRIEAVLTVVGDGQSLAVDANGRFDLETAIAYGKALKPYGLFWYEEAGDPLDYALQAELSKHYDLPMATGENLFSHQDARNLIRYGGMRPDRDWLQFDCALSYGLVEYLRTLEMLQQNGWSTRRVVPHGGHQMSLNIAAGLHLGGNESYPGVFQPFGGFADGIAIQNGFVGLPNVPGVGFETKAELFTLMKSLSD
- a CDS encoding YajD family HNH nuclease, which produces MKPKGPLPDPEKQEQILAGLRRDAEIRAKSYRERALRMFPHVCGSCGREFSGKKLRELTVHHKDHNHNNNPPDGSNWELLCIYCHDHEHEKYKLKGYVDGSASEIALEKPPIANPFDKLDNLLRAKTKGPDLKPE
- a CDS encoding HAD family hydrolase, with the translated sequence MSTQNKVVFLFDVDNTLLDNDRVTADLRRYLETKVGDEGAHSYWGIFERLRADLGYADYLGALQRYRSENPHDPGLLMVSHFLIDYPFANRVFPHALDVIEHAKRWGPAVILSDGDVVFQPRKVERSGLFEAVDGNVLIYVHKEQELDDVARRFPADHYVMVDDKLRILAAIKKLWGERVTTVFVRQGHYAVDPKILAAHPPADVTCNQIADLLDDVKFWARFVHPTEKDNP